A window of the Lepisosteus oculatus isolate fLepOcu1 chromosome 14, fLepOcu1.hap2, whole genome shotgun sequence genome harbors these coding sequences:
- the LOC138243008 gene encoding zona pellucida sperm-binding protein 3-like yields MYVRVSRLLFGFSCRPSEVTLGNCSVSRTTRSYFYFIYGLHECGTERSVVQGRLVYSNTLRYAPPSSSAPVHRFIPFSVPVKCSYNRFHYSYKVGYVPTWARRRTFFKDLKNKHSFVLLTTNSHWVRVSPKDEYFLGQPMYFQATAYFATAEQRLYIHSCYVTEKPDQHSQPRFPVIDNLGCMVDSKADGCLSRFVPSKQKDVLRFTIDAFLKEEEAVQEA; encoded by the exons atgtacgtgagggtcagtcggctcctgttcggcttcagctgtcggccatcggaggtgaccttgggcaactgcagcgtcagccgaaccacacgcagttacttctacttcatctacgGGCTTCACGAGTGCGGCACCGAGCGATCG gttgtccagggccgcctggtgtactccaacactctccgctatgccccgccctcctccagtgcacctgtgcatcgcttcattcccttctctgtgccggtcaagtgctcctacaacag gttccactactcctacaaggttggctatgtccccacgtgggccaggagaaggaccttcttcaaggacctgaagaacaaacacagctttgtgctgctcaccaccaact cCCACTGGGTCCGGGTCTCTCCTAAGGATGAGTACTTCCTGggtcagcccatgtacttccaggccactgcctactttgccacagcggagcagaggctgtacatccactcgtgttacgtaacggagaaaccggaccagcactcccagccccgtttccccgtgatcgacaacttggg gtgcatggtggacagcaaggcagatggctgcctgtccaggtttgtcccctccaagcagaaggatgtgctccgcTTCACAATTGATGCCTTCCTCAAGGAagaagaagctgtccaggaag catga